A single region of the Nicotiana sylvestris chromosome 6, ASM39365v2, whole genome shotgun sequence genome encodes:
- the LOC138871618 gene encoding uncharacterized protein gives MEKVKIIKERLKTAQSHQKSYSDVRRRDLEFKEDDWVFMKVSPIKGIMQFGKKGKLSPRYVEPYRIIKRIGQVAYKLELPPEMSLVHPAFHVSLLKKVVGDPSTIVPVETIEVNEKLSYEEVPVAILDRQVRKLRNKEIASMKVLWRNQQVEEATWEAEDEMKKKYPHLFE, from the coding sequence atggagaaagtcaagattattaaagaaaggttgaaaactgctcaaagtcATCAAAAGTCTTACTCGGACgttcgtcgcagagatttggagttcaaagaagatgattgggtatttatGAAGGTTTCCCCAATTAAGGGTATCATgcaatttggaaagaaagggaaattaagtccgaggtatgttGAACCGTACAGAATTATtaagaggattggtcaggtggcatacaagctcgagctgccacccgagatgtcattggttCATCCGGCCTTCCATGTGTCTTTGTtaaagaaggtagtgggagatccgtccactattgtgccagttgaaactattgaggttaatgaaaaactatcatatgaagaagttccagttgccattcttgatagacAAGTtcgaaaattgagaaataaggaaattgcctccatgaaagtgttatggcggaaccaacaagttgaggaagccacttgggaagccgaggatgaaatgaaaaagaagtaccctcacttgtttgaatag